In one window of Constrictibacter sp. MBR-5 DNA:
- a CDS encoding lytic murein transglycosylase, whose amino-acid sequence MRTTAFVFAAAAALMSTAAGAQSFSACVDGLRASAASAGISSGILSDALNIDAPNEDILRVSQVQPEFKTPIWDYLGFLVDEQRVADGRAMMQRYDDVLRRVERSYGVDRHVVAAVWGVETDYGRETGRNFLPHALATLTCASDRRTDFWRGELLAALKLVQNGDLRLDELYGSWAGAFGQTQFIPSTYQRLAVDFDGDGRRDLVSSVPDALASTANYLKRAGWRSGEPWLIEVRVPGGYSGPEGRGDKMPIADWARYGIVRADGASLSGGTPAGLLLPAGAAGPAFLVTRNFDAIYQYNHAESYALAISHLADRLMGLPPFRTAWPTDDPGLSRAQRLELQKLLLAAGYDIGEADGKIGPASRAGIAEAERRFGMEPTGRAGQKIYRALGGR is encoded by the coding sequence ATGCGGACGACCGCGTTCGTCTTCGCCGCCGCTGCCGCCCTCATGTCCACCGCCGCCGGTGCGCAGAGCTTCTCCGCCTGCGTCGACGGCCTCCGGGCGTCGGCCGCGAGCGCCGGGATCAGCAGCGGCATCCTCTCCGACGCACTGAACATCGACGCACCGAACGAGGACATCCTGCGCGTCTCCCAGGTGCAGCCGGAGTTCAAGACGCCGATCTGGGACTATCTCGGCTTCCTCGTGGATGAGCAGCGCGTCGCCGACGGTCGCGCGATGATGCAGCGCTACGACGACGTGCTGCGCCGCGTGGAGCGGAGCTACGGCGTCGACCGCCACGTCGTCGCCGCGGTATGGGGCGTGGAGACCGACTATGGGCGCGAGACCGGCCGGAACTTCCTGCCGCACGCGCTGGCCACCCTCACCTGCGCCAGCGATCGGCGCACAGACTTCTGGCGCGGCGAACTGCTCGCCGCGCTCAAGCTGGTGCAGAACGGCGATCTGAGGCTCGACGAACTCTATGGCTCGTGGGCCGGGGCCTTCGGCCAGACGCAGTTCATTCCGTCGACCTATCAGCGCCTGGCGGTCGATTTCGACGGCGACGGCCGGCGCGATCTGGTCTCCTCGGTGCCCGACGCGCTCGCCTCTACGGCGAACTACCTGAAGCGCGCCGGCTGGCGCAGCGGCGAGCCCTGGCTGATCGAGGTCCGCGTCCCCGGCGGCTATTCCGGGCCGGAGGGACGCGGCGACAAGATGCCGATCGCCGATTGGGCACGGTACGGCATCGTTCGGGCCGACGGCGCGTCGCTGTCGGGCGGAACGCCAGCCGGCCTGCTGCTGCCGGCGGGCGCGGCGGGTCCGGCCTTCCTCGTGACCCGCAATTTCGATGCGATCTATCAGTACAACCACGCCGAATCCTATGCGCTGGCGATCTCGCATCTCGCCGACCGGCTGATGGGACTGCCGCCGTTCCGTACGGCCTGGCCGACGGACGACCCCGGCCTGTCGCGCGCCCAGCGCCTCGAACTGCAGAAGCTGCTGCTCGCCGCCGGCTACGACATCGGCGAGGCGGACGGCAAGATCGGCCCCGCCTCGCGCGCCGGGATCGCCGAGGCGGAGCGGCGTTTCGGCATGGAGCCGACCGGCCGGGCCGGCCAGAAGATCTATCGCGCGCTGGGCGGCCGATAG
- a CDS encoding nitroreductase family protein: MPNASIADLIEDRFGVRIDPGSDVPGEETLARVLARRTHRRYADRPVPEPLLQTLLACAFSASAKSDLQQSGVILVRDPAKRATIAGWIPDMPWIAQAPVFMVWIGDSRRIRRICDLRGKPFGNDHLDSFLNATADCALAMQTFILAAEAAGLGSCCISAVRNHAQALADLLEMPKWVFPVAGLCLGWPDREGFISARLPLSLSVHTDRYDDSRLEEEVDGYDRRREARNPTPPEKQRDRDLYGTSPAYGWSEDKARQVSHTERDNLGPFVRRQGIGLE, encoded by the coding sequence ATGCCGAACGCCAGCATCGCCGATCTGATCGAGGACCGCTTCGGTGTGCGGATCGACCCCGGCTCGGACGTGCCGGGCGAAGAGACGCTGGCGCGCGTGCTCGCGCGGCGTACCCACCGGCGCTATGCCGACCGGCCCGTCCCCGAGCCCCTCCTCCAGACCCTGCTCGCCTGCGCCTTCTCCGCCAGCGCCAAGTCCGACCTGCAGCAGTCGGGCGTCATCCTGGTCCGTGATCCGGCCAAGCGTGCCACCATCGCGGGCTGGATCCCGGACATGCCCTGGATCGCGCAGGCCCCCGTCTTCATGGTGTGGATCGGCGACAGCCGGCGCATCCGACGGATCTGCGACCTGCGCGGCAAGCCGTTCGGCAACGATCATCTGGACAGCTTCCTGAACGCGACGGCCGACTGTGCGCTGGCGATGCAGACCTTCATCCTCGCCGCCGAGGCGGCCGGGCTCGGCTCCTGCTGCATCAGTGCCGTGCGCAACCATGCCCAGGCACTGGCCGACCTCCTGGAGATGCCGAAATGGGTTTTTCCGGTCGCCGGCCTGTGCCTCGGCTGGCCCGACCGCGAGGGCTTCATCAGCGCGCGGCTGCCACTGTCGCTATCGGTCCATACCGACCGCTACGACGACTCCCGGCTCGAGGAGGAGGTCGACGGCTACGACCGCCGGCGCGAGGCGCGCAACCCGACCCCGCCCGAGAAGCAGCGCGACCGCGACCTCTACGGAACCTCGCCCGCCTACGGCTGGTCCGAGGACAAGGCCCGGCAGGTCTCGCACACCGAGCGGGACAATCTGGGTCCGTTCGTCCGGCGCCAGGGGATAGGGCTGGAGTGA
- a CDS encoding aldo/keto reductase, which yields MTRSVTRRTVLCGGAALAGAGLLPLPALHAAPAPLMRTIPSSGEKVPAVGLGTWITFNVGSDPRLRDESAAVMAAFFGAGGTMIDSSPMYGASQDVVGFGLEKLGAREQVFSADKVWTSEGDRGTEQIARSARRWGVPRFDLMQVHNLLAWREHLETLAAMKAAGEVRYVGITTSENRRHDLFEEVMRTRPLDFVQVTYNVLDREVEQRILPMAQERGIAVIVNRPFRQGSLTDRLAREPLPDWAAEIGAKSWAQIILKFIQSHPAVTVAIPATTRVDHVRENVAAASDPLPDAAMRERMSAYVRDL from the coding sequence ATGACGCGATCGGTTACGCGGCGGACCGTTCTGTGCGGCGGAGCCGCTCTCGCCGGGGCGGGGCTGTTGCCCCTGCCGGCGCTCCATGCCGCGCCGGCGCCCCTGATGCGCACGATCCCGTCGAGCGGCGAGAAAGTGCCTGCGGTAGGGCTGGGCACCTGGATCACCTTCAACGTCGGCAGCGATCCGCGGCTGCGCGACGAGAGCGCCGCGGTCATGGCGGCGTTCTTCGGAGCGGGCGGGACGATGATCGATTCGTCGCCGATGTACGGGGCGTCCCAGGACGTCGTCGGCTTCGGGCTGGAGAAGCTGGGGGCGAGGGAGCAGGTGTTTTCCGCCGACAAGGTCTGGACCTCGGAAGGCGACCGGGGGACCGAGCAGATCGCGCGCTCGGCGCGGCGGTGGGGCGTTCCGCGCTTCGACCTGATGCAGGTGCATAACCTGCTCGCGTGGCGCGAGCATCTGGAGACGCTGGCCGCGATGAAGGCGGCCGGAGAGGTCCGCTACGTCGGCATCACCACGTCCGAGAACCGGCGCCACGACCTGTTCGAGGAGGTGATGCGGACACGGCCGCTCGACTTCGTCCAGGTCACCTACAACGTCCTCGATCGCGAGGTGGAGCAGCGCATCCTGCCGATGGCGCAGGAGCGGGGAATCGCGGTGATCGTCAACAGGCCGTTCCGCCAGGGCAGCCTGACCGACCGGCTGGCGCGGGAACCGCTGCCCGACTGGGCCGCCGAGATCGGTGCGAAGAGCTGGGCGCAGATCATCCTGAAGTTCATTCAGTCCCATCCGGCGGTGACCGTCGCGATTCCGGCCACCACGCGCGTCGATCATGTCCGCGAGAACGTTGCCGCGGCGTCGGACCCGCTGCCGGACGCGGCGATGCGGGAACGCATGTCAGCCTACGTGCGTGACCTCTGA
- a CDS encoding MFS transporter, with product MIGTAAVRALFSRSGGIGRAFSNRNFRIWTTGNVFSLIGTWIQRVAVGWLTWELTKSGAWLGLMASAEFLPSIFAGPLGGAVADRVDKINLTRICQILLGIQAFVLGGLTLADSITPEILFLLTLVFGIVTAFNQPSRLSLIAVLVRREDISAAVAINSIMWNGARFVGPAIAGGLIVWVGVGWTFMVKAATILIFLFSISLLRLPPVPSKQSTVSMWREITEGFAYVFRHPAIGPLLLVLVAGSVFARPFAELLPGFADAVFGHGADGLAILTSATGLGAMIGGIWLGQRGRLGGQTGISITSTLLLSLGLLGFCATDVFWIGAASLVVAGFGMVVHGVTTQSLIQHACDPAMLGRTLSIYGLSFRAGPALGAIVMGAASDFVGLRAPVAVGAVLCIAVWAWAITRRESLAGMLEATEKEG from the coding sequence ATGATCGGCACTGCGGCGGTGCGGGCTCTTTTCTCGCGATCCGGCGGGATCGGCCGCGCCTTCTCCAACCGCAACTTCCGCATCTGGACGACGGGCAACGTCTTCTCGCTGATCGGCACCTGGATCCAGCGCGTCGCCGTCGGCTGGCTCACTTGGGAACTCACCAAGTCCGGTGCATGGCTCGGGCTGATGGCCTCGGCCGAGTTCCTGCCGTCGATCTTCGCCGGTCCCCTGGGCGGCGCGGTCGCGGACCGCGTCGACAAAATCAATCTGACGCGCATCTGCCAGATCTTGCTGGGCATTCAGGCGTTCGTTCTGGGTGGGCTCACCCTCGCGGACAGCATCACGCCGGAGATCCTGTTCCTCCTGACCCTCGTCTTCGGCATCGTGACGGCCTTCAACCAGCCGTCCCGGCTGTCGCTGATCGCCGTTCTTGTTCGGCGCGAAGACATCTCTGCCGCCGTCGCGATCAACTCGATCATGTGGAACGGCGCCCGGTTCGTCGGCCCGGCGATCGCCGGTGGTTTGATCGTGTGGGTCGGAGTCGGCTGGACCTTCATGGTGAAGGCGGCGACGATCCTGATCTTCCTCTTCTCGATATCGCTGCTGCGGCTGCCGCCGGTCCCCAGCAAGCAGTCCACCGTGTCGATGTGGCGCGAGATCACCGAGGGCTTCGCCTACGTCTTCCGCCACCCGGCGATCGGTCCGCTGCTCCTGGTCCTCGTCGCCGGGTCCGTCTTCGCGCGCCCCTTCGCCGAGCTGCTGCCCGGCTTCGCGGACGCGGTCTTCGGCCACGGTGCAGACGGCCTGGCGATTCTGACCTCCGCCACCGGCCTGGGTGCCATGATCGGCGGCATCTGGCTCGGCCAGCGCGGACGCCTGGGTGGCCAGACCGGCATCTCCATCACCAGCACGCTGCTGCTGTCTCTGGGCCTCCTCGGCTTCTGCGCGACGGACGTCTTCTGGATCGGCGCCGCCAGCCTAGTCGTGGCGGGCTTCGGCATGGTGGTGCATGGGGTCACCACGCAGAGCCTGATCCAGCACGCCTGCGATCCGGCCATGCTGGGCCGGACGCTCAGCATCTACGGCTTGAGCTTCCGTGCCGGGCCCGCGCTCGGCGCCATCGTCATGGGGGCCGCATCCGACTTCGTCGGCCTGCGGGCACCGGTGGCCGTCGGTGCCGTGCTCTGTATCGCCGTCTGGGCCTGGGCGATCACGCGACGGGAATCACTGGCCGGGATGCTGGAGGCGACGGAAAAGGAGGGATGA
- a CDS encoding molybdenum cofactor biosynthesis protein MoaE, which translates to MIRVQREAFDTGVELARLSAGNHGIGGVACFLGLVRDMLGDGTAVKAMTLEHYPGMTERELERIEAEANRRWTLDASLIVHRYGRLEPGEPIVLVATASPHRQAALDSCAFLIDWLKTKAPFWKLEETPEGERWVDAREADDAAAARWQSAG; encoded by the coding sequence ATGATCCGTGTCCAGCGCGAGGCATTCGACACCGGCGTCGAACTGGCGCGCCTATCGGCCGGCAATCACGGCATCGGCGGCGTCGCCTGCTTTCTGGGACTCGTGCGCGATATGCTCGGCGACGGCACTGCCGTGAAAGCCATGACGCTCGAGCACTATCCCGGCATGACCGAGCGCGAACTGGAGCGGATCGAGGCCGAAGCCAACCGGCGCTGGACGCTCGACGCCAGCCTGATCGTCCACCGCTACGGCCGCCTGGAGCCGGGCGAGCCGATCGTGCTGGTCGCCACCGCGTCGCCGCACCGTCAGGCGGCGCTCGACAGCTGCGCCTTCCTCATCGACTGGCTGAAGACGAAGGCGCCATTCTGGAAGCTTGAGGAGACGCCGGAGGGCGAACGCTGGGTCGACGCCCGCGAAGCCGACGACGCGGCCGCCGCCCGCTGGCAATCCGCCGGCTGA
- the moaD gene encoding molybdopterin converting factor subunit 1, with protein MKVLYFAWLRTKTGIGEEDVSPPAEVATAGALVDWLASRSPGHADALANRKVVRVAVNQEHVGLDHPVRAGDEVALFPPVTGG; from the coding sequence ATGAAGGTCCTCTATTTCGCGTGGCTACGCACGAAGACGGGTATCGGCGAGGAGGATGTCTCGCCGCCCGCCGAAGTCGCGACCGCGGGCGCGCTCGTCGACTGGCTCGCGAGCCGCAGCCCAGGTCATGCCGACGCGCTGGCGAACCGCAAGGTCGTGCGCGTCGCCGTGAATCAGGAGCATGTGGGCCTGGACCATCCGGTGCGGGCCGGCGACGAAGTCGCGCTCTTTCCGCCCGTCACGGGGGGCTGA
- a CDS encoding DUF6064 family protein: protein MADWSSYSLEDFVLFSPRVYWRMFELQNAAAWPALLAGVAALILMAGALSRPSRALRLAAFVALGAVWVWVGLSFLGGRYAAINWAVAYVVPFFAVQGLLLFAAGFAGRAWLDLPGPTLRTGCGLLLIVYAVALHPFVAPLAGRPWQAAELFGIAPDPTAMATIGFAVLTIPAAGAWVVCAIPLLWCLASALTLYALDVPEAAIPLAAAVVGILGCSVPYGVPRYRSSSYRPPSAR, encoded by the coding sequence ATGGCCGACTGGTCGAGCTACAGCCTGGAAGACTTCGTCCTCTTCTCGCCCCGCGTCTATTGGCGGATGTTCGAGTTGCAGAATGCGGCGGCGTGGCCAGCGCTGCTCGCCGGCGTGGCGGCGCTGATCCTGATGGCGGGGGCCCTCAGTCGTCCGTCGCGGGCGCTGCGTCTGGCCGCTTTCGTGGCGCTCGGCGCCGTCTGGGTCTGGGTGGGGCTGAGCTTCCTCGGCGGACGGTACGCCGCGATCAACTGGGCCGTCGCCTACGTTGTGCCGTTCTTCGCGGTGCAGGGCCTGCTGCTGTTCGCGGCAGGATTCGCCGGTCGGGCTTGGCTCGACCTGCCCGGTCCGACGCTCCGGACGGGGTGCGGGCTGCTCCTGATCGTCTACGCCGTCGCCCTGCACCCCTTCGTGGCGCCGCTGGCGGGGCGGCCGTGGCAGGCGGCGGAGCTGTTCGGCATCGCACCCGATCCCACCGCGATGGCGACGATCGGGTTTGCGGTCCTCACCATCCCGGCCGCCGGGGCGTGGGTCGTATGCGCGATCCCCCTGCTCTGGTGCCTGGCGAGCGCGCTCACGCTCTATGCGCTGGATGTCCCGGAGGCGGCGATCCCGCTCGCCGCAGCGGTGGTCGGCATTCTGGGCTGCAGCGTGCCCTACGGGGTGCCGCGCTATCGCTCCTCCAGCTATCGGCCGCCCAGCGCGCGATAG
- the pgsA gene encoding CDP-diacylglycerol--glycerol-3-phosphate 3-phosphatidyltransferase: MITSIPNLLTISRVVAIPVIVALFYVEGREWQWLACLLFSMAAITDYLDGYFARVWREQSAFGRFLDPVADKLLVAAVILMLVAFGRISGLSVIPALIILCREILVSGLREFLASLQVSLPVSRLAKWKTTIQMVALGFLIVGNSGPVWLPVETIGDIGLWTAAILTLITGWDYLRASARYVTPGAEPPPSGGVPRPAAEGAGQR; encoded by the coding sequence ATGATCACGAGCATCCCCAACCTGCTCACCATTTCGCGCGTGGTGGCGATCCCCGTGATCGTGGCCCTCTTCTACGTCGAGGGACGGGAATGGCAGTGGCTGGCCTGCCTCCTCTTCTCGATGGCGGCGATCACAGACTATCTCGACGGTTATTTCGCCCGCGTCTGGCGCGAGCAGTCGGCTTTCGGCCGCTTCCTTGATCCCGTGGCGGACAAGCTGCTGGTCGCGGCGGTGATCCTGATGCTGGTCGCGTTCGGGCGTATCTCCGGTCTGTCGGTCATCCCTGCCCTCATCATCCTTTGCCGCGAGATCCTGGTCTCGGGGCTGCGCGAGTTCCTCGCGAGCCTGCAGGTCAGCCTCCCGGTCAGCCGTCTCGCCAAGTGGAAGACGACGATCCAGATGGTCGCCCTCGGCTTCCTGATCGTCGGCAATTCGGGGCCGGTCTGGCTCCCCGTCGAGACGATCGGCGACATCGGGCTCTGGACCGCGGCGATCCTCACACTGATCACCGGTTGGGACTATCTCCGCGCTTCTGCACGCTACGTGACCCCGGGTGCCGAACCGCCGCCGTCGGGCGGCGTGCCGCGGCCGGCGGCCGAGGGAGCTGGACAGCGATGA
- a CDS encoding AMP-binding protein, with amino-acid sequence MNSPNPTSSKLRDAVLAAGRAFFRIAFRARVRGVEHLRGLKGPAMITPNHQSFLDAALLAVFLPEMRFAIDTHIAQRRIIRPFLRLANTVPIDPTNPFGARVLARALADGDKVCVFPEGRITVTGGLMKITGGPGMLADKAQCPVVPIIIEGAQRTFLSRMRGRLPLALFPRITVTVMPPRPTPTVEGLFGKKRRAVLKNWLTDQMVQATFAAYEPPKTITHALLESRRQTGAGQDAVRDGIAPPVSYRALVARAAVLGDILTRDTTPGEPVALLLPTASVTAGVFFGIVAHGRPAAMLNFTAGAESLRGACRAAQVRIVVTSREFVEKGRLNHLVEALAEDCRLIYLEDVRAAIGTADKLRGLIALVAPQAVLPRRGEHHDVAAILFTSGSEGPPKGVALSHANLLSNIAQIASAVDFNRSDKVFNCLPMFHSFGLTGGVLLPVLRGVQSVLYPNPRHIRMVPELLYHTDCTVIFGTDFFLSAWAKVADPYDFRSVRMIVAGAERVREETHATYAERLRTHVLEGYGTTETSPVIAVNTPARHRRGTVGKPLPGMETELVPVEGIEAGGRLRVRGPNVMLGYMFSERPGVIRPPEGGWHDTGDIVEIDAEGFIRIVGRAKRFAKLAGEMIALGTVEDVGRAADPEGAHAAISLPDPRRGERIVLVTTSQHLDRNALVQAARQIHAPDLAVPRDIVPVEKLPLLGTGKTDYPAVTRLAAEALGVDAAA; translated from the coding sequence ATGAACAGCCCGAACCCGACCTCATCGAAGCTGCGCGACGCCGTTCTGGCTGCGGGACGCGCATTCTTCCGTATCGCCTTCCGGGCCAGGGTGCGCGGGGTGGAGCATCTGCGCGGACTCAAAGGCCCGGCGATGATCACGCCGAACCATCAGTCCTTTCTGGATGCGGCCCTGCTCGCGGTCTTTCTGCCGGAGATGCGGTTCGCGATCGACACGCACATCGCGCAGCGCCGGATCATCCGGCCCTTCCTGCGCCTCGCCAACACGGTCCCGATCGACCCGACCAATCCGTTCGGTGCCCGTGTCCTTGCGCGTGCCCTGGCGGACGGCGACAAGGTCTGCGTCTTCCCCGAGGGCCGCATTACGGTCACCGGTGGCCTAATGAAGATTACCGGCGGCCCGGGCATGCTGGCCGACAAGGCCCAGTGTCCGGTCGTGCCGATCATCATCGAGGGAGCCCAGCGGACCTTCCTGTCGCGCATGCGCGGGCGATTGCCGCTCGCCCTGTTCCCGCGCATCACGGTCACCGTAATGCCGCCGCGGCCGACACCCACGGTCGAGGGCCTGTTCGGCAAGAAGCGCCGGGCGGTGCTGAAGAACTGGCTGACCGACCAGATGGTCCAGGCCACCTTCGCCGCCTACGAGCCACCGAAGACGATCACCCATGCGCTGCTCGAATCGCGTCGGCAGACCGGTGCGGGGCAGGACGCCGTGCGCGATGGGATCGCGCCGCCCGTCTCCTACCGCGCCCTGGTGGCGCGCGCCGCGGTGCTGGGCGACATCCTGACCCGCGACACGACGCCTGGCGAGCCGGTGGCGCTACTGCTGCCCACCGCCTCGGTCACCGCCGGCGTCTTCTTCGGTATCGTCGCGCACGGACGGCCGGCCGCGATGCTGAACTTCACCGCGGGCGCCGAGTCGCTGCGCGGTGCCTGCCGCGCGGCGCAGGTGCGCATCGTCGTGACGTCGCGCGAGTTCGTCGAGAAGGGCCGACTGAACCATCTGGTCGAGGCCCTGGCCGAAGATTGTCGCCTCATCTACCTGGAGGATGTCCGCGCGGCGATCGGCACGGCCGACAAGCTTCGGGGGCTGATCGCCCTCGTCGCTCCGCAAGCCGTTCTGCCGAGGCGCGGCGAACACCACGACGTCGCGGCGATCCTGTTCACGTCCGGTTCCGAGGGACCGCCGAAAGGGGTCGCCCTCAGCCACGCCAATCTCCTCTCCAACATCGCGCAGATCGCGTCGGCCGTCGACTTCAACCGCAGCGACAAGGTCTTCAACTGCCTGCCGATGTTCCATTCCTTCGGGCTCACGGGCGGCGTTCTGCTGCCGGTGCTGCGCGGCGTGCAGAGCGTGCTCTACCCCAACCCGCGGCACATCCGCATGGTGCCGGAACTGCTCTACCACACCGATTGCACGGTCATCTTCGGCACGGACTTCTTCCTGTCCGCATGGGCCAAGGTCGCCGACCCCTACGATTTTCGCTCGGTCCGCATGATCGTGGCCGGCGCTGAGCGGGTGCGCGAGGAAACGCACGCCACCTACGCGGAAAGGTTGCGGACCCACGTCCTGGAAGGATACGGCACGACCGAGACGTCGCCGGTGATCGCCGTGAATACCCCCGCCCGGCATCGCCGCGGCACGGTCGGCAAGCCCCTGCCCGGCATGGAGACGGAACTGGTGCCGGTCGAGGGCATCGAAGCAGGCGGTCGCCTTCGCGTGCGCGGGCCGAACGTGATGCTCGGCTACATGTTCTCCGAAAGGCCCGGCGTCATCCGGCCCCCCGAGGGCGGCTGGCACGACACCGGCGATATCGTCGAGATCGACGCCGAGGGGTTCATCCGGATCGTCGGCCGCGCCAAACGCTTCGCCAAGCTCGCGGGCGAGATGATCGCCCTCGGGACCGTCGAGGATGTCGGCCGCGCCGCAGACCCGGAAGGCGCCCACGCGGCGATCAGCCTGCCCGATCCGCGCCGCGGCGAACGGATCGTCCTGGTGACCACGAGCCAGCACCTCGACCGCAACGCCCTGGTCCAGGCGGCCCGACAGATCCACGCACCCGACCTCGCCGTACCCCGCGACATCGTGCCGGTCGAGAAACTGCCGCTGCTCGGAACGGGCAAGACCGACTATCCGGCCGTCACCCGTCTCGCTGCCGAGGCGCTCGGGGTGGATGCTGCGGCCTGA
- the uvrC gene encoding excinuclease ABC subunit UvrC produces MGEEQTAAPASAVRGSTETVSPHDAQATTSAARRAAGIAGSVAATVLAPALPRGDPDRPLASGVELLRAQIRHLPMGPGVYRMSDARGTVLYVGKAASLRKRVVAYTHPERLPNRLRRMVAETAALEIVQTHTEVEALLLEINLIKRLKPRYNVLLRDDKSFPHILLTGDTDWPQVTKHRGARTAKGDYFGPFASAGAVNRTLTALQRAFLLRSCSDAIFNARTRPCLLHQIKRCSAPCVGRISREDYAGLVDQAHGFLKGESQTIQQTLSDEMQAASEAMDFESAALYRDRIRALAHVQSHQEINVEGLGDADVVALHQEGGQACVQVFFFRGGQNFGNHAYFPTHVQNLEPDEVLAGFVGQFYSDRPPPRLVLISHPVAEIELLTEALALQAGHAVRIERPQRGHKRKLIERAELNAREALGRRVAESAGQARLLAGVADAFGLGAPPQRIEVYDNSHIGGTMAVGGMIVAGPEGLMKGAYRKFNIRSAGTAANLEPGEITPGDDYGMMREVLNRRFARALKEDPDRSGGSWPDLVLIDGGLGQLNAARKVFEELGIADLALVAIAKGPDRDAGRERFFIAGREPFMLPPNDPTLYFLQRLRDEAHRFAIGTHRARRTKAIGQSTLDEIAGIGAARKRALLHHFGSAKGVSRAGLTDLEAVPGISSSVAKKVYDHFHPQG; encoded by the coding sequence ATGGGAGAGGAGCAGACGGCAGCGCCGGCATCCGCCGTTCGGGGATCCACCGAAACGGTATCGCCGCACGACGCGCAGGCGACGACCTCCGCCGCCCGGCGCGCCGCGGGTATCGCCGGCAGCGTGGCGGCCACCGTCCTCGCGCCCGCCCTGCCCCGCGGCGATCCGGACAGGCCGCTGGCGTCGGGCGTCGAGCTTCTGCGCGCGCAGATCCGCCACCTGCCGATGGGCCCTGGCGTCTATCGCATGTCGGACGCCCGCGGAACCGTTCTCTATGTCGGCAAGGCCGCGTCGCTGCGGAAGCGCGTCGTCGCCTACACCCACCCGGAGCGGTTGCCCAACCGCCTCCGCCGCATGGTGGCCGAGACCGCCGCCCTGGAGATCGTCCAGACGCACACCGAGGTCGAGGCGCTGCTGCTCGAGATCAACCTGATCAAGCGGCTCAAGCCTCGCTACAACGTGCTGCTGCGCGACGACAAGTCGTTTCCGCACATCCTCCTCACCGGCGACACCGACTGGCCGCAGGTCACCAAGCACCGCGGTGCACGGACGGCCAAGGGCGACTATTTCGGCCCCTTCGCCTCCGCCGGCGCCGTGAATCGGACGCTGACGGCCCTCCAGCGAGCCTTTCTCCTCCGATCCTGCTCCGATGCGATCTTCAACGCACGGACGCGGCCCTGCCTGCTGCACCAGATCAAGCGCTGCTCGGCACCCTGCGTCGGGCGCATCTCCCGCGAGGATTATGCGGGGCTGGTCGATCAGGCGCACGGCTTCCTCAAGGGCGAAAGCCAGACGATCCAACAGACCCTGTCGGACGAGATGCAGGCGGCCAGCGAGGCGATGGATTTCGAGAGCGCGGCCCTCTACCGCGATCGCATCCGCGCCCTGGCCCACGTCCAGTCCCATCAGGAGATCAACGTCGAGGGCCTCGGCGACGCCGATGTCGTCGCGCTCCACCAGGAGGGCGGGCAGGCCTGCGTGCAGGTGTTCTTCTTCCGCGGCGGACAGAATTTCGGTAATCACGCCTATTTTCCGACGCATGTCCAGAACCTGGAGCCGGACGAGGTTCTCGCCGGCTTCGTCGGCCAGTTCTACAGCGACCGGCCGCCGCCCCGGCTGGTCCTGATCTCCCACCCCGTCGCCGAAATCGAGCTGCTGACCGAAGCGTTGGCGCTGCAGGCCGGTCATGCGGTCAGAATCGAGCGGCCGCAGCGCGGGCATAAGCGCAAGCTCATCGAGCGGGCCGAACTCAATGCGCGCGAGGCGCTCGGTCGGCGCGTGGCCGAGAGCGCAGGCCAGGCCAGACTGCTGGCGGGCGTAGCCGATGCCTTCGGCCTCGGGGCGCCCCCCCAGCGCATCGAGGTCTACGACAACAGCCACATCGGCGGCACCATGGCTGTCGGCGGCATGATCGTCGCCGGTCCGGAAGGACTGATGAAGGGCGCCTACCGCAAATTCAACATCCGCTCGGCCGGCACGGCCGCGAACCTGGAGCCGGGCGAGATCACGCCCGGCGACGACTACGGCATGATGCGCGAGGTGCTGAACCGCCGCTTCGCGCGGGCGTTGAAGGAAGATCCGGACCGTAGCGGCGGCTCATGGCCCGACCTGGTCCTCATCGACGGCGGCCTGGGTCAGTTGAACGCCGCACGTAAGGTGTTCGAGGAACTCGGCATCGCCGATCTCGCCCTCGTCGCGATTGCCAAGGGCCCCGACCGGGATGCCGGTCGCGAGCGTTTTTTCATCGCTGGGCGCGAGCCGTTCATGCTGCCGCCGAACGATCCGACCCTCTACTTTCTCCAGCGGCTGCGCGACGAGGCGCACCGCTTCGCCATCGGGACGCACCGCGCCCGGCGGACGAAGGCCATCGGCCAGTCCACTCTGGACGAGATCGCCGGAATCGGCGCGGCGCGCAAGCGCGCGCTGCTGCATCATTTCGGCTCGGCGAAAGGCGTGTCGCGGGCGGGACTGACCGATCTGGAAGCCGTTCCCGGGATTAGCAGCTCTGTCGCGAAAAAGGTTTATGACCACTTTCATCCGCAGGGATAA